CGTTTTTAATTTTTCTGCATGCCGCGCCAGAAATGCCCAGTAAAGCGGGGTAATCGGACAAATCGTTTTGGGATCAAAGGCGCAATGGCTGCAATAGTCGCTCATGCGATTGAGATAGGCGGCGCCGGAAACATAAGGCTTGGTGGTGATGAAATCGCCGAGCGCAAAGGTTCCCATGCCCAACACATTCGGTTCCACAACCCAATCGTAAGCATCGCTATATGCCACCCAAAACCAGTCGGTCAACTCGCGCGGTGAAACGTCCAGCAGTGTCGCGAGATTCGCCAGCACCATTAAGCGCGTGATGTGATGGCTGTAACTCTCCTCCCAAACCGCGTTGACGACATGATCTAAACACGCCAGCCCGGATTCTTCGCCCCAATAAGCCGGTGGCAGCGGCGTTTGATCGCCCAAAACTGCGGGCGCAGCGCCGCCGTCGAGGCGCGCATCGTCACTGAGAGAAGCCGGCCAAGTTTTCTTTGTCCAACGTTGGTAACCTCCATCTCCCGGCGCTTTCCTAATTTCTACCGAAGGCAAATTGCGAAAACCGTCAGTGGCATCATGTACGTGATGCACATACTCACGCCACCCCAGAATCTGCCGAATAAATCCTTCCCGGCTCGCCAGAGGCAACTCCAATTGCTCGACTTCCGCGACAACACGCTGCGGCAGCAAGCGATGCAGGTTCAACAATGGCGACAAACGCGTGTGAAACAAGCTGCGGGAGGCCGCAGACATTGCATCTTCATAAGGCCCGAACCACGGCAAACATTCTCGCTTCGCCCAGTCCCAGAGTTGTTCTGTGTCGTGCAATGTTGCAGGCAGTGTGCTCAAATCAAGGCGGCCGGGATGATGCGCATAATGTTTCTCGATCAACTCGCCGACTTCGGCTTTGATATCGGTCAGCGCAAAACTCGGCGGCGTGGGCGCGGCTGGCTCAAATTTCCACGGCCGGCGATTCTCCGCATCAAAGCTGAATTTTCCGCCCAGCGGCTTGCCGCTGTTCATCAGTATGCCGGTCGCGCGGCGGACATGGCGATAAAACGCATCCATGCGCCAGGGCATTTTGTTTTTCTGGCTGGCATGAAATTGCTCTGCGGTGGTGAGCCAGCCTTCATGCGGAATGATTTTCACTGCGCCGCTGTCTAGCAATGGCTGAAGATCGACGCGCAATTCGCGCTCTGCCGGCTGCATCATCTCCAACGGGCCAAGCTCGGCGCATAAAGGCCTCAGGGCTTCGCAATAAGGCGAATCACAAAAAAGGTAGCGAACGGCAACGCCACGCCCGGCTTGTTCCAAAGCAAAATGCCGTGAATTCGAAAGAACGAATGCGAGTTTTTGTTTGTGATACGGCCGGCGTTCCGCTTTCCAGCGGTTTTCAATTAGAATGATGCCAAATGCGCGCGGATTTTCACGCGCCAGCGGCCCGAGTTGATCTGAAAGTTGATCGTAGGGCACGAACAGCCACCGGCGGTTGCGATCATCGCCCTTAAGCCGGCTCAGTTTTTCTAAAAATAGGTTCAAGGTTTTTTATAGTCTTGATTTTTTCCATTCCACTAATGCGCGTGAGCCGTTCAGGTTTCCGCCATTTGACAAATCGGAATTCGCAGTTACCATAATTTTTGGAAAAATTAACAAACGGATAAAACGGCGACGGGCATTGCTGGCCCGCCGCCGTTGCTTGCGAAAGCCGAAAACCTCCAATAACCATCGAACAACACATAGACGCGATGAAGCGCGGCAGAAATTACTTGATCAATGTCATTTTTCGCGTCTGTTTGAAGTTCTCAGCTTCCAATCTATAGAAATAAACGCCGGTTTTCGCCGGCATGCCATTGGCGTCGCGACCGTTCCACAACACGTCATAACTTCCCTGAGGCTGCACGCCATCAACAAGACGGGCGATTTCCTTGCCGAGGATGTCGTAAACCGTGAGCTTCACCCGGCTCTGATTGGGCAATACGTATGAAATCTTCGTCTCCGGATTGAAGGGATTGGGATAATTCTGCAACAACTCGAACTGTTGCGGAACTGCCGATAAGCGATCATTGAGACCGGTCGTCACGAAGTGATCATTGACCGGCAAAGCGCCGAGCGTGCCGTTGCTCAACAGGCCGGTGGCAAAAACAGTGTAATTCTTGCCATTTTCCAGCGCGACCTGCGCAAGTTCGAGCGCGACCGTGTTGGTTCCGGCGACGCGCACTTCGAGATCGTAACTGCCCGCAGGC
This is a stretch of genomic DNA from Cytophagia bacterium CHB2. It encodes these proteins:
- a CDS encoding deoxyribodipyrimidine photolyase, with protein sequence MNLFLEKLSRLKGDDRNRRWLFVPYDQLSDQLGPLARENPRAFGIILIENRWKAERRPYHKQKLAFVLSNSRHFALEQAGRGVAVRYLFCDSPYCEALRPLCAELGPLEMMQPAERELRVDLQPLLDSGAVKIIPHEGWLTTAEQFHASQKNKMPWRMDAFYRHVRRATGILMNSGKPLGGKFSFDAENRRPWKFEPAAPTPPSFALTDIKAEVGELIEKHYAHHPGRLDLSTLPATLHDTEQLWDWAKRECLPWFGPYEDAMSAASRSLFHTRLSPLLNLHRLLPQRVVAEVEQLELPLASREGFIRQILGWREYVHHVHDATDGFRNLPSVEIRKAPGDGGYQRWTKKTWPASLSDDARLDGGAAPAVLGDQTPLPPAYWGEESGLACLDHVVNAVWEESYSHHITRLMVLANLATLLDVSPRELTDWFWVAYSDAYDWVVEPNVLGMGTFALGDFITTKPYVSGAAYLNRMSDYCSHCAFDPKTICPITPLYWAFLARHAEKLKTNQRMALALATMRKRSATQRRHDQKIFEKIRETLIAGEKLTPALMEA